The Faecalibacterium prausnitzii genome includes a window with the following:
- a CDS encoding FAD-binding protein has translation MNKISRKGFLKIAAAAAMSGVTAGALAACNSASSSSTAASAASGTYIPGTYEGTAEGISSTVKVTMTFSDSAVTNVVVDTSGETASYGAAAADQLKEQLLAAGSAEIDGVSGSTVTSDAVMKAAKSCFAQAKGEATVSSVQLPTGDETDWLGKEPDIDEAAITETVDTDILIVGAGNGGMFAAAYAAANGLNFRIIEQNAAVQDTRHWYGAIDSAAAKAAGAPATDKAKLLSEISRYASGKCDQRVVRTWINESAAMHDFMRSILEDKFGWECEFTSGDEAEWPAENAEHNTDYLYPVQEHNYRASESASGLQRNEALQQYIEELGYGIDFKTSLAKIEKDSSGRITGIIAQSTEDDHFIRYNANQGVLLACGGFPGNPYMMEQLDPLGTSVTTACSYSPSDKGYGIRAAVWAGANLDKEAAPMLFDRGIVAPGVDGGYVDSENAFGGKAFPGKIKQYNPGTQPFLKVNRNGERFANESCPYNDIVYAAAHQPGRVYAQICDANILEDVKRFHTIGCSAQTRNAGEDYIKKQMENAETEGCFFKADTIEELADKLGFTGDAKETFLATVERYNALYDAQEDTDFGKPAYRLSAIRKAPFYGCWLGASLLTTEQGIAINEKGQALDNDNKPMPGLYITGDMSGSFFANNYPCLMAGVAMGRTLTFAMKAVKQMAGLE, from the coding sequence ATGAACAAGATCTCGCGCAAAGGCTTTTTGAAGATCGCTGCCGCTGCTGCCATGTCCGGCGTCACGGCCGGTGCTCTGGCTGCCTGCAACTCTGCAAGCTCCTCCTCCACCGCCGCTTCTGCCGCATCCGGCACCTACATCCCCGGCACCTATGAGGGCACGGCAGAGGGCATCTCCTCGACCGTCAAGGTCACCATGACCTTCTCCGACAGCGCTGTCACCAACGTGGTCGTCGATACCTCCGGCGAGACCGCTTCCTATGGTGCCGCCGCAGCCGACCAGCTCAAGGAGCAGCTGCTTGCTGCCGGTTCTGCCGAGATCGACGGCGTGTCCGGTTCTACCGTGACCTCCGATGCCGTCATGAAGGCAGCCAAGAGCTGCTTTGCACAGGCCAAGGGCGAAGCCACCGTGTCCAGCGTTCAGCTGCCTACCGGCGACGAGACCGACTGGCTGGGCAAGGAGCCGGACATCGACGAGGCTGCCATCACCGAGACCGTGGACACCGACATCCTCATCGTCGGTGCCGGCAACGGCGGCATGTTTGCTGCTGCTTATGCAGCCGCCAACGGCCTGAACTTCCGCATCATCGAGCAGAATGCGGCCGTGCAGGATACCCGCCACTGGTACGGTGCCATTGATTCCGCTGCCGCCAAGGCTGCCGGTGCCCCTGCGACCGACAAGGCCAAGCTGCTGAGCGAGATCTCCCGCTATGCTTCCGGCAAGTGCGACCAGCGGGTCGTCAGGACCTGGATCAATGAGTCTGCTGCAATGCACGATTTTATGCGCAGCATTCTGGAAGACAAGTTCGGCTGGGAATGCGAGTTCACCTCCGGCGATGAGGCGGAATGGCCTGCCGAGAACGCCGAGCACAACACCGATTACCTCTACCCGGTGCAGGAGCACAACTACCGTGCCAGCGAGTCCGCTTCCGGCCTGCAGCGCAACGAGGCCCTGCAGCAGTACATCGAGGAGCTGGGCTACGGCATCGACTTCAAGACCAGCCTCGCCAAAATTGAAAAGGATTCCTCCGGCCGCATCACCGGCATCATCGCCCAGAGCACCGAGGACGACCATTTCATCCGCTACAACGCCAATCAGGGCGTTCTGCTGGCCTGCGGCGGCTTCCCCGGCAACCCCTACATGATGGAGCAGCTCGACCCGCTGGGCACCTCCGTCACCACCGCCTGCTCCTACTCTCCGTCCGATAAGGGCTACGGCATCCGTGCCGCCGTCTGGGCCGGTGCAAATCTGGACAAGGAAGCTGCCCCCATGCTGTTCGACCGCGGCATCGTGGCTCCCGGCGTGGATGGAGGCTACGTTGACAGTGAGAATGCGTTTGGCGGCAAGGCGTTCCCCGGCAAGATCAAGCAGTACAACCCCGGCACGCAGCCGTTCCTGAAGGTCAACCGCAACGGTGAGCGCTTCGCCAACGAAAGCTGCCCCTACAACGACATCGTCTATGCCGCTGCCCACCAGCCGGGCCGTGTGTATGCCCAGATCTGCGACGCCAACATTCTGGAAGACGTCAAGCGCTTCCACACCATCGGCTGCTCCGCACAGACCCGCAACGCAGGCGAGGACTATATCAAGAAGCAGATGGAGAATGCAGAAACGGAAGGCTGCTTCTTCAAGGCCGACACCATCGAGGAGCTGGCCGACAAGCTGGGCTTCACCGGCGACGCCAAGGAGACCTTCCTCGCTACCGTCGAGCGCTACAATGCGCTGTACGATGCCCAGGAGGATACCGATTTCGGCAAGCCCGCATACCGCCTGAGCGCGATCCGCAAGGCTCCGTTCTATGGCTGCTGGCTGGGTGCCTCTCTGCTGACCACCGAGCAGGGCATTGCCATCAACGAGAAGGGGCAGGCTCTGGACAACGACAATAAGCCCATGCCCGGCCTGTACATCACCGGCGATATGTCCGGCAGCTTCTTTGCCAACAACTACCCCTGCCTGATGGCAGGCGTGGCCATGGGCCGCACCCTGACCTTCGCCATGAAGGCCGTCAAGCAGATGGCCGGTCTGGAGTAA
- a CDS encoding response regulator transcription factor, which yields MIRVLLVEDDPVIRDTTRYFLNSQQNYEVVCAETGGEALSHARENFDVILMDILLPDTNGMDLCQRLRSWHHCPIIFTSCLDDTDTVVRALELGGDDFLAKPYNHKVLLARIMANIRRVQMDAAEPSVNGYHCAAFTLDSNSHCVEKDGRSIHLADMEFRILSLFVRYPNTFFTANELYQKIWGKESLGDVRTVQVHIHNLRSKIEPDPAKPIYLKNVWGKGYVFRPDGQPEL from the coding sequence ATGATCCGTGTGCTTCTGGTGGAGGACGATCCTGTGATCCGGGACACGACCCGTTACTTTTTGAACAGCCAGCAGAATTATGAAGTGGTCTGTGCGGAGACCGGCGGCGAGGCGCTGAGCCATGCCCGCGAGAACTTCGATGTCATCCTGATGGATATCCTTCTGCCGGACACCAACGGCATGGACCTGTGCCAGCGGCTGCGGAGCTGGCATCACTGCCCCATCATCTTTACGTCCTGTCTGGACGATACCGACACGGTGGTCCGGGCGCTGGAGCTGGGCGGCGACGACTTTCTGGCCAAGCCTTACAACCACAAGGTGCTGTTGGCCCGCATCATGGCGAACATCCGCCGGGTGCAGATGGACGCCGCCGAGCCCAGCGTCAACGGCTACCACTGCGCGGCCTTTACGCTGGACTCCAACAGCCACTGCGTCGAGAAGGACGGTCGGAGCATCCATCTGGCCGACATGGAGTTCCGTATCCTCTCCCTTTTCGTCCGCTACCCCAACACGTTCTTCACGGCCAACGAGCTGTATCAGAAGATCTGGGGCAAGGAAAGCCTTGGCGACGTGCGCACGGTGCAGGTGCACATCCACAATCTGCGCAGCAAGATCGAGCCGGACCCGGCAAAGCCCATCTACCTGAAAAATGTCTGGGGGAAGGGGTATGTGTTCCGGCCGGATGGCCAGCCGGAGCTTTGA
- a CDS encoding sensor histidine kinase, protein MKTKHLLTALSAVVLALGIALAGIWYNAQLPPLEPGTAASGQDFEVLFQEWAGAFPDEGSDARIIRTTLQWMAITVFCTLAATVLALHHYKPQRELGYFLLYLVILIAWAATVIRLPERGSGMVLFLRRGYFSLTVLAPIWLSAALTGMAPRTRQQKSLSLALTAGYVLLSLSTCPPVRAIGLLGGMAYCIGLLIAAYCRGDRAVLLLLFPCAATVGLRVLVILPGLELPFFSESIRFYVMRCARIYDIPFTLGCMTFVCRRFALQFDRTEQLARELDQRVADRTRALTEETEARKSMMLNIFHDLRSPLFAVSSGLDTLEAAPEALPALLPALQQRMRFLRRLTEDLFLAAKLEQKQVLLNEDCVSLSEAAQAVCENCRSEAENKGVALCAQFDAELPVWGDAVRLQQILQNLVTNAIHYTPSGGTITVHSWEAEGSALVCVQDTGCGIAPEDQAAVFDRYFHTTANTKHDSTGLGLTIAQELARLHHGEILLESEVGKGSCFTLKLPLLAD, encoded by the coding sequence ATGAAAACCAAACATCTTCTCACTGCACTGAGCGCGGTGGTGCTGGCGCTGGGCATCGCGCTGGCCGGTATCTGGTACAACGCCCAGCTTCCGCCGCTGGAACCAGGCACCGCCGCCAGCGGACAGGATTTCGAAGTCCTGTTTCAGGAATGGGCCGGGGCATTCCCGGACGAAGGCTCCGATGCGCGCATCATCCGCACGACCTTGCAGTGGATGGCCATCACGGTCTTCTGCACACTGGCGGCGACCGTGCTGGCACTGCACCACTACAAGCCGCAGCGGGAGCTTGGATATTTCCTGCTCTATCTCGTCATCCTCATCGCCTGGGCGGCTACGGTCATCCGCTTGCCGGAGCGGGGCAGCGGTATGGTGCTGTTTCTGCGGCGGGGGTATTTTTCCCTCACGGTGCTGGCCCCCATCTGGCTCAGTGCGGCGCTGACCGGCATGGCCCCCAGGACCAGACAGCAGAAGTCCCTCTCGCTGGCACTGACGGCCGGGTATGTTCTGCTCTCCCTCAGCACCTGCCCGCCGGTGCGGGCCATCGGGCTGCTGGGCGGCATGGCCTACTGCATCGGGCTGCTCATCGCGGCCTACTGCCGGGGAGACCGCGCGGTGCTGCTCCTTCTCTTCCCCTGTGCGGCAACGGTCGGCCTGCGGGTGCTGGTCATTCTGCCGGGGCTGGAGCTCCCCTTTTTCTCGGAGAGCATCCGCTTCTATGTGATGCGGTGTGCCCGCATCTACGATATCCCCTTCACCTTGGGCTGCATGACCTTCGTCTGCCGCCGGTTCGCGCTGCAATTCGACCGCACCGAGCAGCTGGCGCGGGAGCTGGACCAGCGCGTGGCCGACCGCACCCGCGCCCTGACCGAGGAGACCGAGGCCCGCAAGAGCATGATGCTGAACATCTTCCACGACCTGCGCAGTCCGCTGTTCGCGGTGTCCAGCGGGCTGGACACGCTGGAAGCGGCCCCGGAGGCCCTGCCTGCCCTCCTGCCCGCTTTGCAGCAGCGGATGCGCTTTCTGCGGCGGCTGACCGAAGATCTCTTCCTTGCGGCCAAGCTGGAACAGAAACAGGTCCTGCTGAACGAAGACTGCGTTTCCCTGAGCGAGGCCGCGCAGGCGGTCTGCGAGAACTGCCGGAGCGAAGCAGAGAACAAGGGCGTTGCCCTTTGCGCACAATTCGACGCCGAACTGCCCGTCTGGGGCGATGCGGTGCGGCTGCAGCAGATCTTGCAGAATCTGGTGACCAATGCCATCCACTACACTCCTTCGGGCGGCACCATCACCGTCCACAGCTGGGAGGCGGAGGGCTCTGCTCTCGTCTGTGTGCAGGACACCGGCTGCGGCATTGCCCCGGAAGACCAGGCCGCCGTATTTGACCGCTACTTCCACACCACGGCCAACACCAAGCACGACTCCACCGGCCTCGGCCTGACCATTGCGCAGGAGCTGGCCCGCTTACATCATGGCGAGATCCTGCTGGAAAGCGAAGTGGGCAAAGGCAGCTGCTTCACGTTAAAGCTGCCCCTGCTCGCAGATTGA
- a CDS encoding aminopeptidase C: protein MNKVTPIDSEMLARFEQGYAARPELQVMSNAISRTALPDAAFVPAAAAKLQMDFSVLVQTSNITNQKQSGRCWMFSTLNVLRERVIRQCKLEDFSISPTYLAFYDKLEKANLFFENILHFAAQELDDRETFTLLGNPLPDGGQWDMAVSLIKKYGVVPSWVMPETVHSTGTAKYLPILNRKLREDALELRALVREGKDPSARREEMLAEVYNALRILYGQPPKTFDFEYTDTDKVYHCDRGLTPKQFLDKYVGSDFDDYAVIIASPIHAVNRTYCQPFMGDVVEDGMFWLNLSQEELEDLTIRQLQAGEGVMFSCDCHPDGDRANGYWDPDCFQYGEVLGGLTFGMTKSERLLTRDSTMNHCMMFCGVNLDENGTANRWKIENSWGEEAGQKGYYIGSEKWFQANVYQVTVRKSLLSDAQRALLAQEPLPMKLWDPLA from the coding sequence ATGAACAAGGTAACTCCCATTGACTCTGAAATGCTGGCACGTTTTGAGCAGGGCTATGCGGCCCGCCCGGAGCTGCAGGTGATGTCCAATGCCATCTCCCGCACGGCTCTGCCGGATGCCGCCTTTGTGCCCGCTGCCGCAGCCAAATTGCAGATGGATTTCTCCGTTCTGGTCCAGACCAGCAACATCACCAACCAGAAGCAGAGCGGCCGCTGCTGGATGTTCTCCACCCTGAACGTCCTGCGCGAGCGGGTCATCCGGCAGTGCAAACTGGAGGATTTCTCCATCTCGCCCACCTATCTGGCCTTCTACGACAAGCTGGAAAAGGCAAACCTCTTCTTTGAGAACATCCTTCACTTTGCCGCGCAGGAACTGGACGACCGCGAGACCTTCACCCTGCTGGGAAACCCGCTGCCCGATGGCGGCCAGTGGGATATGGCGGTCAGCCTCATCAAAAAGTACGGTGTCGTGCCCTCCTGGGTGATGCCGGAGACAGTGCACTCCACCGGCACGGCCAAGTACCTGCCCATCCTGAACCGCAAGCTGCGCGAGGATGCGCTGGAGCTTCGCGCCCTTGTCCGCGAAGGCAAGGACCCCTCGGCCCGCCGCGAGGAGATGCTGGCAGAGGTCTACAATGCCCTGCGCATCCTCTACGGCCAGCCGCCCAAGACCTTCGATTTCGAGTACACCGATACCGACAAGGTCTACCACTGCGACCGCGGCCTGACCCCGAAGCAGTTCCTCGACAAGTACGTCGGCAGCGACTTCGACGACTATGCCGTCATCATCGCGTCGCCCATCCACGCAGTCAACCGCACCTACTGCCAGCCGTTTATGGGGGATGTGGTCGAGGACGGCATGTTCTGGCTCAACCTCTCGCAGGAGGAGCTGGAAGACCTGACCATCCGCCAGCTGCAGGCCGGAGAGGGCGTCATGTTCAGCTGCGACTGCCACCCGGACGGCGACCGCGCCAACGGCTACTGGGACCCCGACTGCTTCCAGTACGGCGAGGTGCTGGGCGGGCTGACCTTTGGCATGACCAAGTCGGAGCGTCTGCTCACCCGCGACAGCACTATGAACCACTGCATGATGTTCTGCGGCGTCAATCTGGACGAGAACGGCACCGCCAACCGCTGGAAGATCGAGAACAGCTGGGGCGAGGAGGCCGGCCAGAAGGGCTACTACATCGGCAGCGAGAAGTGGTTCCAGGCCAACGTCTATCAGGTCACCGTCCGCAAGAGCCTGCTGAGCGATGCTCAGCGCGCCCTGCTGGCGCAGGAACCTCTGCCCATGAAGCTGTGGGACCCGCTGGCATAA
- a CDS encoding aminotransferase class I/II-fold pyridoxal phosphate-dependent enzyme gives MLSHFFDFKPEALALDEQAMELCQPYFRHMEEIRDFNQLKMLKAFADTQMSSTDMLGTTGYGLWDTGRAKLEQIFAEVMGAEDALVRSQFQSGTHTLAVALFGLLRAGDTLLAATGRPYDTLEGVIGLDGKGKGTGTLMDYGVKYDEAPLKADFTPDYDLIAQKAPGAKVCHIQRSRGYLQRNAFDLATIRKIADTARAANPEIIVFVDNCYGEFTQTEEPCQAGADLVVGSLIKNPGGGIAPTGGYIAGRKDLVELCAYRLNAPGLGKELGCTLDTPRDLYLGFYYAPGVVCEAIKTAIYAQCLLELAGKTPIPRYCEDHNDIVTCFDAGTADALIGFCRGVQAASPVDSYAAPEPSPEPGYTDEVIMASGSFTQGSTIELSCDGPLREPYTCYLQGGLNFAASRAGVLLAVQNAYFGER, from the coding sequence GAGATCCGCGATTTCAACCAGCTCAAGATGCTGAAAGCCTTTGCGGACACCCAGATGTCCTCCACCGATATGCTGGGCACCACCGGTTACGGCCTGTGGGATACCGGCCGCGCCAAGCTGGAGCAGATCTTTGCGGAAGTGATGGGGGCCGAGGATGCCCTCGTCCGCAGCCAGTTCCAGAGCGGCACCCATACGCTGGCTGTGGCCCTGTTCGGCCTGCTGCGGGCAGGGGACACCCTGCTGGCTGCCACCGGCCGCCCCTACGATACGCTGGAAGGCGTCATCGGTCTGGACGGCAAGGGCAAGGGCACCGGCACTCTGATGGACTACGGCGTGAAGTACGACGAAGCCCCGCTGAAAGCGGATTTCACCCCGGATTATGACCTCATCGCCCAAAAGGCACCGGGGGCCAAGGTCTGCCACATCCAGCGCAGCCGGGGCTATCTGCAGCGGAATGCGTTCGATCTGGCCACCATCCGGAAGATCGCCGACACCGCCCGCGCCGCCAACCCGGAGATCATCGTCTTTGTGGACAACTGCTACGGCGAGTTCACCCAGACGGAAGAACCCTGCCAGGCCGGTGCCGACCTCGTGGTGGGCAGCCTCATCAAGAACCCCGGCGGCGGCATCGCCCCAACCGGCGGCTACATCGCAGGCCGCAAAGATCTTGTGGAACTCTGCGCCTACCGCCTGAACGCACCCGGTCTCGGCAAGGAGCTGGGCTGCACACTGGATACCCCCCGCGATCTGTATCTGGGCTTCTACTATGCGCCCGGCGTCGTGTGTGAGGCCATAAAGACGGCCATTTATGCGCAGTGCCTGCTGGAACTGGCGGGCAAGACGCCCATCCCGCGCTACTGCGAGGACCACAACGACATCGTGACCTGCTTCGACGCCGGTACGGCGGATGCCCTCATCGGCTTCTGCCGCGGTGTGCAGGCGGCCAGCCCGGTGGACAGCTATGCGGCCCCGGAACCTTCGCCGGAACCGGGCTATACCGATGAGGTCATCATGGCCAGCGGCAGCTTTACGCAGGGCAGCACCATCGAGCTTTCCTGCGACGGCCCGCTGCGGGAGCCCTACACCTGCTATCTGCAGGGCGGCCTGAACTTTGCAGCCAGCCGCGCCGGGGTGCTGCTGGCCGTGCAGAACGCTTACTTTGGAGAACGTTGA